The following nucleotide sequence is from Podospora bellae-mahoneyi strain CBS 112042 chromosome 1 map unlocalized CBS112042p_1, whole genome shotgun sequence.
CATCAGCGATATCTACCCTCCTGTagcccaactccaacactTTCAAATTATCATCCCCcatactccccctcctctcctcgtcatcatccccctcggGAAAGAATCTACTcgtcctcaacaccacaaccgGCAGCCCGCTCTCCTTGTTAACCAACTCGCACACATCCTCCGCACTTATCTTGGTAACCCCATAGACATTCTTCGGTTTGGgaaccaccccctcatcaatcCACACGGCCGGTAAGCCAGGTCCAGCCGTCAGACTGCCCCCAAaggcagaggtggtggagataAAAACAAAAGTCTTGACCCCCCCTTGCCTCGCAACGCTCGCTTCAAGCAGATTCAACGTCCCCGTGATGTTTGTGGCGATAAAGTCCGCCTTTGTGTGCGAGCAAATGTGCGGTTTGTGCAACGTGGCAGTGTGGATTACATATTCTACGTCAGGATGGAGCGTCGTGAATACGGACGAGACAAAGTCCGGGTCGGCGATGGTGCCGACGTGGGTGGTGAGCGGGCTGGGCTTGATGTCTGTTTTACAATCAGTATCAACTTCTAAAAATAAGGAGTGGATCAAAGGGAAGAGTGGAATCACCAATGCCAGTCGGAGTGAACCCGTAGTGTGACAGGGTAAGCATGAGCGCTTTGCCCAGATGGCCCGACGAGCCAGTGACCAGAACCTTTGGTGGACTAGAcattttgttgttgacgttAATTTGGTAATCGAGCTTGAAAAGATGAAAATCTGGAACATACAATTAAGAATCTAGAAAACAACCTTATATGGATAATCCCCGGTGACTCATGCCGGCACTCAAGGTGCCAAGCTTCCATTGACAGCCCTGGTCCATGTTGACATCAAGGGATGGATACCGTCCGTAAAAGGAAATATATCACCGACTTATACACGAAGAGCAGGGACACGAATGGTTGTTCATCGCTAAATTGTCATACTACCTAGTCATTCTACCTTCAACCACAACGAAAAGACTGCAAGATCAAATGAAAAGCCTCAGCTTGATATCCCGAACGCCAATATAATATCCCTCCCGTACAGTGAAGTGGGCAGTCAAATCGAAATGGTATCGTTGATAGGTTGATATGCAGCGTTTATACAGCACCGAAGCAACTGTGACAAGTTAGCCTGTGTCGTTCACTCGGagcggagaaggggggacATACGTCTCCATGATGATGCCAGTAATCTGGTAAGGGTCAGCGTTGGAGGCTGGGCGACGATCCTCGAAGTAGCCGTAGCCCTTAGCGGCGCATTCTCTTGGAATACGGATAGAGCAGCCACGGTTGGCAACACCATACGAGAACTGATCGATAGCACCAGTCTCGTGTCTGCCGGTGAGACGCTTCTCGTTGTCCTCGCCGTAGACGGCGATATGCTCTTGGTGCCTCTTGCCGAGCTTCTCGATAGCAGCCTCGATGTACTTCATGCCGCCCTGTAACCAAAGTCGTCAGCATATGTTCCCGAGTAAGAACCACTATGTCCCAACAATCATCGTACCTCTTGACGCATCTCCTTGGTAGAGAAGTTGGAGTGGAGACCAGCACCGTTCCAGTCGCCAGGAATAGGCTTGGGGTGGACGGAGACCTTGGCGCCGAACTCCTCGGCAATGCGGTGCAGAAGGAATCTGGCAAGCCAGAGGTGGTCACCCATCTCGATACCGAGGCAGGGGCCGACCTGGAACTCCCACTGGGCGGCTATTGTGCATGTTAGCAACCTCGGGTCCAACCTTGCACCGAATCACAGGAAAACCTACGCATCACCTCGGCATTGGTACCAGAGATCTTCACACCGGCGTACAGACAGGCACGGTAGTGAGCCTCGACGATGTCACGCTGCACAACCTTGCCGGCACCCACACCACAGTAGTAAGGACCCTGAGGGGCGGGGAAACCGTTCTTGGGCCTGGGATCCAATCAGCATCTGTCTCACATCGTTCCAAAACACACGTGGGTGGAAGCACATACCAGCCATAGGGACGGTCGTTGAGGTCGAGGAGAGTGTATTCTTGCTCAAGGCCGAACCAGGGCTCGTGAGCGGCGTGAGCCTCCATCAGCTTGGCGGTCTCATGACGGAAGTTGTACTTGTTGGGGTTGCCATCATTGTCGATGCACTCGGAAAGGACGAGAATGTTGTTGCCGAGACGGAACGGATCGGGGAAAACCGCTACGGGCTTCAGGTAGACGTCCGAGTTGTCACCGGGGGCCTGGCCGGTGGAGGAACCATCGAAGTTCCAGATGGGAAGATCATCCGGAGTGTAGccgccctccttctcgtcgAGTGTCTGTTTGCAGGTGACTGGTAAGTATGCGTCGGATTTGGGCTTTCGGTTTCGGACTCTTTGCTTACTCTCGACTTGGAACGAGTACCACCTTCAGCATCAATCCTAGACACATTCTGTTAATGGCCGTTTTCCCCTCATTGGCCCTCATTGGCTGCGGTTCCAGGTGCAGGGATGAGCGGGATACTCGGGGGGGGGGCCGCGTGGGGGACTCACCAGATGTACTCGGCCATGATCTTCCCCCTTTGGTCCAGAGTCAGGAACTTCTGGAGCTGCACGCCAATCAGTCAGCACGGGTCGCAGAAATAGCGGCGGCTTGGCCGGCGCCAAAGTGAGTCGGGTCTTGCTCACGTTCTGGGcattggagaggaaggactCGGTAGTCGCCTGCAGTTGTCGTCGAACATGGTGGTTAGCTCGGCTCTCCAAACAGCGACGCAAGAATGCCATCGGCGGCATTGTACGCGCACATGGGAATCTGCGGAAGCCTGAAGATGGCAGGGCCCGAAGGGCTGTACGCCAAGCAGGCCGgagtgttggtgttggcggggTCACATACCATGATTGCGGATTATGTGAGGGCACGGTGGGAGGACTGAGCTCAAACTTCAGAAATCTGGAAGAGTCTGAAAGGACAGGGCGCAACGGTGTTCCCTGGGGAGGTGTAGGGATTTTAATAGAGACTGCAGAAGGGAGGTTTCATATGAAGGAGGGTTCGTCTGTCAGTGGCGATGGCGGGGATCGTGGGGTTAAAGCTTCAGCACCCGATAACGGACAGCGGCGCAATCAAACGCGGCGGCGCTGGATCGCGACGAGATAAGGTAAGAGCCCAGGCCGGTTATCTGGGGGTGGCAGGTGGTTCACGGGTGATCGCGGGGTGAGAGCCGTGATAATCTATCTGACAAAGACGCCCAAGAAACGCATTCAGACACCCATTTGGGACTGGACGCGGTCGCATTCCAATATCTGGGGCTGAGTTCCCGAGATAGGACCACCATCAGGACAAACGAGGGGCAGAGGGGAGCAAGCTTCCCTGGAGCTTTCCCCTCGCATGATCCCACCCACTggagccgccgccgagaagtAAGCTTATCGCTGCCAGCCGATTGGCTCCCTGCCCCGCGCTGCATAATACCTCCTCGTACAACGACGAGCGCCCGACAAATGGGAGCCGCCGAATATCTAATTGTGATTTGTCTTTTTGTGCTCCAAACACTTTGCTCGGCAGCAGTTGCAGACGAGTGCAACCCGTCTCTTTTTCTACCGCGGTCCCCGTTTTTCTTTTACTCGATGCCATTTGTTACGTTCAACAAGAGTCGCACCCGTGGCCTCGATCCCGTCGTCGAGTCAAGAGTttgtcccaccaccaaaagaaCCCCCAAAATGCCCCCACTGTTCATCGTGAATATGGCGGGCCATGTCGATCTACCCTAGCCCCATAGGGATCCATGGCAAAATAAGGGTCCTGAATAGAGGCTGGTCAAGATCCTCAACCACAAGTGCCAAGGTCGACGGCAGACCACCATGAGGCATATAGTTGCAGGCAACCAATGATGACCGTGACGGAACTGCAGAGCACCAGCCAAAATAAATTTTCTCATGtgcccttttcccttttcatCCCACTCTTGGTACTGGGACATGTGCCAATCAAGGACAGCCTCACCCACCTTTTTTCAGCCAGCTTTTGCCACTCAATATCAACCTCCTGACGCCAGCATGCATTTCAATCCAACACAATCCGCGGCATGACGGCAACCTAGTCCAGAGCTATCGTTTcgatcccaacccccaggCTGATGTCCTGACCtcgtcttcttgatgacctcACGTCCTCAATGCCCTTCAACGTCAGACGCGCTGCAGAATGACCGCTGCCTGACCTTATTGGAGGCATAACTAGGCGAATGAGGCAGATAGGCCACTTCAACAGCAAGTCTCCAATCAACCAGGGCTCGTATGTTGACCATGTGCCGGTGACATCATAAATGCGGATTTGAATATTCTTTTGCATCCGACTGGAAATATTGGGACACTTTCACTCTTTTTTGCAGAGCGAGACAATGGTAGATTTTGACTGAAAGCAGCTTCAAACGAGATGGGTTTCAGTTATGAGGCTGATCCCATGGATTTAGTTGGTTTCAGCTTTACCTTCACAAGGCCGACTCCCAGACGAATTGCCAACCAAGGTACAGTGGCCACTCTGTGAAAGCGTGATAATACTCATTCATCAGGGGCGTGGATGGCGAATCGCGGTTAACTCACGGTTTTTAAAGACCGGATATGTCAAGTCTTGAAAGACACAGTCTAATTCCTTTGACGCGGATATCGTAGTTTCAGTTCCAGACGAACGTTCCGACCAACACCCTAAGTCTACAAAGCATTTCAACATGGCGACGGTTACTGGGATAGCTTGTTTTGTTCTCTATGAGCTGCGTAGTCAGTTAACGCTTGAAGGGACTGCCTTTACGAATGTCCTCGCCAAAAGATGGCTTACCACTAACAGCACAATCAAAGTTGGGGTGGATGTTGCTATCACCTCAGTTGTTGGCATCACGCTTGTCTAAAATCAATGTCAGTGCTGCAAGGGCCTGTTGCCAACACATAAGATATGCTTGAATATGCTCCTGAGCCCAGCATGACTGAGCAATTCCCTGCTGAAAGGTGAGACCAATTCCGAGATAGTGCAACTATAGCTTCGGGTCATTTTCTAGCTAGCCCTCGATACTGTAGCCGTTCCCTGTAGTTATGTTGAAGTCCGTCTTGTATCTCAAGGAATATTGCCGCTTGATAAGTGAAAATCGACCACTTGGAATACCAGGTAGACAACACACTGGACCGAGAAGCAGGAAAAGTTTCTCCTTAACATCATAAGACCACCGCGGCTCTTGGCCTCCCTCAATATGCTCAGGGTTCCGTGCGTTGGAATTTGACTTGGGGCTCCTGTAGCCCACTGCGGGCGGCTTGGTCAGCGGAGAAAGATCTTACTCGTTAGCACCGGTCGATGTGCACTGTCTTTCAGCGTTTCCGCATTGCACATAAACCCTCGGAATACCATGCAAGGGTCAAGAGAGTCGCTATCTATGCCAGATTCGTCTTGCTCgtgaggttgaggtcgaAATCAGAAGTGCAACTCAGATCTCATTCTGTCATCATCTTTCCCAGCGGTGTATGAACCCAGTGCAAATCGTCCAGCGTGACTTTGGGCTTGTTAGTCATGATCGACAAGCTGAGTCTCTGGTTGATGTACCTGGTTGATGTGAGGCAAACaagttgatgttgaggttgtgggcCGTGGCGTGCTGAAAATGTATAACTCCCTACTGGATCTGGCCGATGGAAGGTAGCAATTGCTGTCGGTCTACAGCGGGAAAACTGAAATCCCATAAGAAATCGCACAGTATCTATGTATCTATGTTTTTATTCCCAGGGCGAGAGAGCGCCTGTTGACACTGGGGCTCTTTCCCTTTGTGGTGCAAATGGCCCCAGTGTGACCAATCAGGTGTTGTTAATTAGGTCCGACACCAAATGGTTCGATGTGGCCTTCAACATCACACCACCTTGAGCCCATGCGTCATGGTCACACCACGCAACACCAAACTCGTGACTAGTTGACTCGATGGAATGCTTGAAAAGCTCAGtatctcctcttcctctttgaTATCTTGACCTCAGCATCATTTAGTCTTCtgagcctcatcctcccactcTGCAACCACCCCTGTTCAACCCCAGATTTCGGTTGTCTCCACTTACACCGACTATCCCCAAACGgcaaccctccaacctctatcactctctccttccactccaCAAGACATCCGCAACCATATCACGATGCCAGCATCACGAAATCGTCCGATGCAGCACATTGACCGCAAGAGTCTCTACACCAGTCTGGAGGCTCGGGTCAAGTACTTGCATTCTTTTCTTGACTTCGGTGTCAGTGAGTATCTTCCTTATGCCAGGCTATCCCAGCATGAGCAACACTAACGACTTGACCAGGCGACATCGAAGCATTGAAGAGCGGCAGCAAATATATCCAGGCCCTCATCCCAGCGGTTGTCAACATTGTGTACAAGAAACTTTTGCAGTATGACATCACCGCCCGGGCTTTTACGACAAGGTCAACGGCCTTCGAAGGTCCCATGGACGACACGCCAGACGAGGACAGCCCCCAGATTCTTCATCGTAAAATGTTTCTCAGAGCATATCTTAAGAAGTTGTGTTCAGATCCTGCGCAGATGGAGTTCTGGGAGTACCTCGACAAGGTTGGCATGATGCACACAGGCATTGGCCGAACGCACCCATTACACATTGAGTACATTCACATCGGCGCCGGACTCGCTGTTATCCAAGATGTTCTCACCGAGGCTATCCTCTCCCATCCTCGTCTACACATCCAACGCAAGATCGCCATCGTCAAAGCCCTTGGCAAGGTCATCTGGATTCAGAACGACCTGTTCACCAAGTGGTATGtccatgatggggaggagttCACCGACGGCATGGACTTTGGCGAAATCGAAAAGGAAGGCTGGCTGCACGGAAAGAAGGTTCTTAACGAGCAAGATGCTATTTCTGAGGGCAGCGATGAcacagcaacagcctgcCCCGCCAGCGGACAAAAAGGCAAAGATGGTCCGACAGCTGGTGTGTGTCCATTCACAGGGATATCGTCAGACATGAAGAATTTGAAAGTGCAAGATGACAAGCCCAAAGTTGAGGTGACGGCGACTGGACAGCAATAAGCCTGGGCGGCATTGACGACCACTGGTTTCATGAGAAATGATTGGCAAGGAGTTCAAAGGTTTGAGGGGTTTTTCTGTGTACATACCTTTTCTGGCAGTGTTTGGCTTGTTGCGTTTCAGAACCAAACAATAGACCGAGGTGGCCGTTTCTTACATGGTCATTAAATATCACCATTCTTCACTCTGTCTACACATGTGCTCCAAAAGATGTGTGTAATCAAGGAACCAATCAGAAAACTGTCCACCTTATCATACCTACCTAAAACCTCCTATTGTGTAATGTAGGACAGGTGCATGACTGGCCTGTGGAGGCCTGGAAGGCAACCAACCGCACTACCACCTCGAATTGGGGGCGATAtcggtccttccttccagAGTTCAAGTCGAGGActacccaacaacaacaacacacgtCTTCATCTAAGTTTGAGTTTCTGGCAATATGGAAGCTGCAGCCGCGATTGTCGGATTAATTGATTTCTCTCTCAAGGCTACATCACGGATTTACGAGTTTACACCGTATACAAAGATGCGCGCGACATTACTCTCCGCACCACCCGTGACCTGCGAGACTTGACCCGTATTTTGGAGCAAATCCTGACAATTGTCTTGGATCAAACGAGCCAAAATGGCATCAGTGTTGCTGAAAAACGTCGCCACGCTTCCATCCTGGAGGACCTCGTCATGGAGAGAAGTGACAATCCTGTGGCAACCTGCTTCAAGGAAGTCTCGGCTATCCTGGACCTTCTGGATACGAAACACCGAATCTTGTGGCCTCTGCGGCAAAAAGATGTGGAAAAGCATCTGGACAACATGGGGCGACTAGAGACCCTGCTTGGATTGGCCATACAGTCACAGTCCATGTCGGTTTTTCTTTCATCTATATCGCGCTTTGCTCTTACAACCTGACAATCTTGCAATGTTGCACACACTGACAGGGCGGTATTATTGGGCATTGAAAGTGTTGTTGCTTCGCAATCTGCCATGTTGGAGCAGCATATTCAAACCGAATCCAGCCGGCAATCACTTCAATGGCTTAGAGCGCCCGATGTCTGGCGCAATCTCCGCAATGCGCTTGCGAAGTGGGAGCCGGGAACTGGGACGTGGTTCTCGAGTGTCCCGTTTTCAAGGATTGGCAGCAGCGTGCAGAGTTTCTTTGGCTCACTGGCATCCCGGGTGCAGGCAAAACCATCATCAGTTCAGCCATCGTCGCAAACCTCCTTCGCCAAGAAGATGGGTCCTCAACGCCGGTCATTTTCTACTATTTCGACTTCCAGATCGAGACGTAGCAACACGTACACGCCGTGCTTCGGTCACTATTGACGCAGATGGCGGCTTGGAGCCCCGCATGCCTCAGATCGCTCCAAGCCCTCCATGATAAAACCATTGCTTCCAGTGCCAAAGATCCATCTCTAGACGACTTGCTCGAAGTCGTTGTTACGGGCCTCGGTCATTTCCCCAAAATATTTGTGGTAGTAGATGCCCTAAATGAATATATGGAGAGGCAGACCCTTTTGAAGCATATCCAGACTATTTCAGAAGTCTCTGGCGTGTATCTTCTCGCACTCAGCCGTCCAGAAAGGGATATTGAATTTGTACTACAAGA
It contains:
- a CDS encoding uncharacterized protein (COG:M; EggNog:ENOG503NUIF) gives rise to the protein MSSPPKVLVTGSSGHLGKALMLTLSHYGFTPTGIDIKPSPLTTHVGTIADPDFVSSVFTTLHPDVEYVIHTATLHKPHICSHTKADFIATNITGTLNLLEASVARQGGVKTFVFISTTSAFGGSLTAGPGLPAVWIDEGVVPKPKNVYGVTKISAEDVCELVNKESGLPVVVLRTSRFFPEGDDDEERRGSMGDDNLKVLELGYRRVDIADVVGACVKAMEKGPGLKGKWGKYIISAPTVFKREEVVLKGLDRDAGEEYCKAVEGAREVFEGKGWKFLKRVDRVYDSDLARRELGWEAVYTFERAVKKVKEGKDWRSELTGRVGKLGYHDMF
- the GLN1_1 gene encoding glutamate--ammonia ligase (BUSCO:EOG09262MXH; COG:E; EggNog:ENOG503NVDA), producing MATTESFLSNAQNLQKFLTLDQRGKIMAEYIWIDAEGGTRSKSRTLDEKEGGYTPDDLPIWNFDGSSTGQAPGDNSDVYLKPVAVFPDPFRLGNNILVLSECIDNDGNPNKYNFRHETAKLMEAHAAHEPWFGLEQEYTLLDLNDRPYGWPKNGFPAPQGPYYCGVGAGKVVQRDIVEAHYRACLYAGVKISGTNAEVMPAQWEFQVGPCLGIEMGDHLWLARFLLHRIAEEFGAKVSVHPKPIPGDWNGAGLHSNFSTKEMRQEGGMKYIEAAIEKLGKRHQEHIAVYGEDNEKRLTGRHETGAIDQFSYGVANRGCSIRIPRECAAKGYGYFEDRRPASNADPYQITGIIMETCFGAV
- a CDS encoding uncharacterized protein (EggNog:ENOG503Q3EA; COG:S), with amino-acid sequence MPASRNRPMQHIDRKSLYTSLEARVKYLHSFLDFGVSDIEALKSGSKYIQALIPAVVNIVYKKLLQYDITARAFTTRSTAFEGPMDDTPDEDSPQILHRKMFLRAYLKKLCSDPAQMEFWEYLDKVGMMHTGIGRTHPLHIEYIHIGAGLAVIQDVLTEAILSHPRLHIQRKIAIVKALGKVIWIQNDLFTKWYVHDGEEFTDGMDFGEIEKEGWLHGKKVLNEQDAISEGSDDTATACPASGQKGKDGPTAGVCPFTGISSDMKNLKVQDDKPKVEVTATGQQ